A single Equus quagga isolate Etosha38 chromosome 8, UCLA_HA_Equagga_1.0, whole genome shotgun sequence DNA region contains:
- the MALSU1 gene encoding mitochondrial assembly of ribosomal large subunit protein 1: protein MGPGRCMARRLGPLLWGRALSPGAGPAASVGPRLRPLAVGRLLAGPALGRVCLISDRARGLHGGPGLEELRERAAGEGRPESGTADHTGPKFDIDMLVSLLRQENARDICVIKVPPEMKYTDYFVIGSGTSTRHLHAMAYYIVKMYKYLKCKSEPHVKIEGKDTDDWLCVDFGSMVIHLMLPETRETYELEKLWTLRSYDDQLAQIAPETLPEDFILGIEDDTSSLTPVEVKCE from the exons ATGGGGCCGGGCCGCTGCATGGCGCGGCGGCTCGGGCCGCTGCTGTGGGGTAGGGCCCTTTCTCCGGGAGCAGGGCCCGCGGCAAGCGTGGGGCCTCGACTTCGGCCGCTGGCCGTGGGGCGACTGCTGGCGGGCCCGGCGCTCGGCCGGGTCTGCCTGATCTCCGACCGTGCTCGCGGCCTGCACGGGGGGCCCGGCCTGGAGGAGCTCCGGGAGCGGGCAGCCGGCGAGGGTCGCCCCGAGTCAGGCACAGCAG ATCATACTGGTCCCAAGTTTGACATCGATATGCTGGTTTCACTTCTGAGGCAAGAAAATGCAAGAGACATTTGTGTGATCAAGGTTCCTCCAGAAATGAAATATACAGATTACTTTGTGATTGGTAGTGGAACTTCCACCCGACACTTACATGCCATGGCCTACTACATTGTGAAAATG TACAAATACCTGAAATGTAAAAGTGAGCCTCATGTTAAGATCGAAGGGAAGGACACTGATGACTGGCTCTGTGTGGACTTTG GCAGCATGGTGATTCATTTGATGCTTCCAGAAACCAGAGAAACCTATGAATTAGAGAAATTATGGACCCTACGTTCTTACGATGACCAGTTAGCTCAGATAGCACCTGAGACATTACCTGAAGACTTCATTCTTGGAATAGAAGATGACACTTCATCCCTGACTCCAGTGGAGGTCAAATGTGAATAA